The sequence ATGCTGACCGATTCGGATGCTCTTCAAAAGACTGTGCTTCACGGAAATCGTGTTTGGGCGGATGGCGTTCGTCACATCCGGCAAATCGACCACCAGCCGGTTTCCCTCAACCATAAACGCATTCGGTTTCAGAGCGCCGTCCCCCGCAATATGAATGGCGACCGTGTCCTTGTCTCGATCGACGGTAAGTTTTGAAACCGTCTTGGCCGCCGGAAGGGCCGGCTCGCTCGGTGCCGGTTTCTCTTCCACCACTGGAGGAGGTGGCACCGGCGTCTGCTGGGCCGCCTCTGTCATGGCCTGGGCTTCCGGAGCGGACGGATTTGAAGCCGCCTCGGAAGTCGAAGGAGCCGCCGTCTCGGTAGCGGCCGAGGCGGTCGGTTTATCAATGTCGATCAGCAACTTTTCTCCGTCGGCTCGCACATGAGAAAGAACGGGTTCCGTAAGCGTGATCTCCAACCGAACCACGTTGCTGGGTTTTTCCCCTTCGATGGGAACCAGATCGGTAACGGCCCCTTGGCCGATCGGTATCCGATCCTTGAATTTCCCAACGGAAGCACCGGCCAGATCCACGATCAGCCTCGCGGGATCCGTTAATTGATAAGAGGTATAAACCAACGCTTTCTGCCCGGCTACGACAATCTCCGTTTTATCCGGCTGTTCGGTCACCGAAATATCCTGAAGGGTGTTAAGCTCGTCGCCCGGCTTGGTCTGTTTGTGAACGGTAGCGCATGAAGCCATTCCTAAAGTTAGAACAAGTACGATGAATACGTTCACCGCGGGCCAAGCAAAAAACGTCTTGAGTTTCATTCGCTCCCCTCCTTTTGGGGATGAAGATCCAACCTCACTTCCCTCACTTTTTTTGCACCGAAAATATCGGTATATTTTTCCTCGATGGTCAGATAACGCTCGGTGATCTTTCGAACCGATCCGTTGTTGGGTCCCACAGGAGTTCCCACGTGAATGGTGTATCCTTTGCCGTCCGGAGTCTGGACCATGGCGGAATATCCAAATCCCCCCCAAACGATGCCGATCAGGCGAAGTTCGCCGATCTCCGTACGCAACAGAGGCGGAAGACTTTGCAGGCTTTTACCCGAACCCAATGTAACCAAAATGGATTGGAATGGATCTCGACGTCCCTCGGCGACATAGACATAGGGAGGAGGCGATGGAGTCTGGCCTCCCGTGTTCTGCTCGGGCGCCGCGGCCGTCACCGCCGGGACTTCAGGACGTTTAACCGCGCCCGGTTTTCCTGCCGATGAGGCCGGAGGGGACGACCCTCCTCCGCATCCTGCGGCCACCGTCGTGATCAACCCCAAAACAAATCCAAGGGTCAAGAATCGGGCCATGCGACCGATTTCACTTGTCCGAACTCGTCCTACGACCCGTCCTCGCTCTAGTGAAATACTCATTTATATTATTCGCCCCCCGGCGGGCCGGTTTTCCCGCTTTTGGCAGGGGCCGCTTTGCCCTTGGCGCCGGCCTGCGCTTTCTTTTTATCATCGGGAGAAGCCGGTTTCTCCTCCGATGCCGCAAAGGCCGTGGCCACAAAAGCGGTCTGGATCATCAAACGTCCTCTTTCCACATGCGGGCTTCCCATCTTGATGTTTGTAATATTCACAATTCGGGGTAGCTGGCTCACGCTGTCAAAAAACAACGCGGTGGTGTGATACCCGCCCCCGACTTCGACCTCCACCGGAATTTCTGAATACAAACCGCTAGGGTCTTCCTTTTTGGCGGAAGGCCGCCACAATTTGAAATCAAGACCGACCCGAAGCCCCAGATCGGAGACCTGTTTGAGCAAGGTAGCAACCTCCGCCTCCGGGGGAAGCTGCTCTTTTTTCTCCGCCAATTGCTTTTCGAGTTCGGCGTTTTCCTTTTTCAACTGGTCCAGTTTCTCGACTTTGGCGCGTTGGATCCCAATCTCTCCATCCAATTTCGCAATATCAGCCCGCAAGCCCGCGACTTCGTTATTTTGAGGGAGATAAAAAAACCAGAAAAACATCGCGATGATGAGGATATTGATCAAAAACAGGGCCAGGAGCTTCTGATACGTGGGAAGATTTTTAATAAAGTCCAGATTCATTCAGATCACCATGGTGCAACGGAGTTTGAAATTATATATAGGAATATTGAGTTCAATGGCCTGTTTCGATTCGATGAGTTGAATATCGGAAAAAAACTTCGAGTTTTTCATATTGTTGATAAATTCGACGATGTCGGCGTTGGTGATGGCTTTGCCTTCAATATCCACCGTCGGACCCTGCTCCGTGATGGTGGTCAGCCAGATTTTTAATGGTTCAATGCTTTTACTGAGTTCGTCCAGCAAATGCACCGGGGCGCCTTGATTTTTCTTTAGCTGTTCAATGATTCTATTCTTGTCCTCCAGGACCTTCTTGTTACTTTCGTAGTTTTCAACTTCCTTGACTTTTTCCTTCAACACCGTCAATTCGGCGCTGGCTTTCGTTTTTTCTTCGTGAAGACGGCTGATTTGAGAATTCATCAAATACCAGAAATAGACACAGGCCACCACGACAAAACCGATTAGAACGCCCGCCAGAACGAACTCGTACTGGATCTCCATTTGCTTCTTGGCTTTTCGCGCCTTTGGAATCGCCAATAAATTGATCTTGATCATCGGTCACCCATCTTTCGAATCGCCAGGCCGACGCCGACGGCGGCTTGGGGCGCCATTTCCTGAATCTGTTCAACGTTGAACAACTTCGGATCGATTTCGATTTGATTGAATGGATTGGCCAATTCGACCGGCACACCCAAGCGTTCACTCAGC is a genomic window of Nitrospiria bacterium containing:
- a CDS encoding pilus assembly protein PilP: MARFLTLGFVLGLITTVAAGCGGGSSPPASSAGKPGAVKRPEVPAVTAAAPEQNTGGQTPSPPPYVYVAEGRRDPFQSILVTLGSGKSLQSLPPLLRTEIGELRLIGIVWGGFGYSAMVQTPDGKGYTIHVGTPVGPNNGSVRKITERYLTIEEKYTDIFGAKKVREVRLDLHPQKEGSE
- the pilO gene encoding type 4a pilus biogenesis protein PilO translates to MNLDFIKNLPTYQKLLALFLINILIIAMFFWFFYLPQNNEVAGLRADIAKLDGEIGIQRAKVEKLDQLKKENAELEKQLAEKKEQLPPEAEVATLLKQVSDLGLRVGLDFKLWRPSAKKEDPSGLYSEIPVEVEVGGGYHTTALFFDSVSQLPRIVNITNIKMGSPHVERGRLMIQTAFVATAFAASEEKPASPDDKKKAQAGAKGKAAPAKSGKTGPPGGE
- a CDS encoding PilN domain-containing protein, which gives rise to MIKINLLAIPKARKAKKQMEIQYEFVLAGVLIGFVVVACVYFWYLMNSQISRLHEEKTKASAELTVLKEKVKEVENYESNKKVLEDKNRIIEQLKKNQGAPVHLLDELSKSIEPLKIWLTTITEQGPTVDIEGKAITNADIVEFINNMKNSKFFSDIQLIESKQAIELNIPIYNFKLRCTMVI